A single region of the Lycium barbarum isolate Lr01 chromosome 2, ASM1917538v2, whole genome shotgun sequence genome encodes:
- the LOC132628387 gene encoding uncharacterized protein LOC132628387, which produces MDICCKFSTAFVFGFLGVAQAFGVLTLLKTGFFINGSWTEKEKILAQRLKRTLLLYRRLQRREATTKRLLPNTNSVNPVEPTCVTQDNPDVGCSSSISKTVVTACDVFTAPNVLQKGKIVAYAFRVFEKGSISGGSNQSHAPSFERLSTAGTCAEFKHFQTYIRTYNNLLAFTSLGVSYDKDLTKRNRSVYTFRVQGQMHHFIDDLYPAERGPRNLQLYFYDNNNEVANRMACSDKIDESIVRELMDILRVNPYLIFL; this is translated from the exons ATGGATATTTGCTGTAAATTTTCTACAGCATTTGTTTTTGGTTTTCTTGGG GTTGCTCAAGCGTTTGGAGTACTGACACTTCTAAAAACAGGTTTCTTTATCAATGGATCCTGGACAGAGAAAGAAAAAATCCTCGCACAACGG CTGAAAAGAACACTTTTGCTATATCGGCGCTTGCAAAGAAGAGAGGCAACAACTAAGCGACTTCTTCCAAATACAAATTCAGTCAATCCTGTTGAACCAACATGTGTTACTCAGGATAATCCTGATGTTGGATGCTCTTCTTCTATTTCAAAAACTG TAGTCACTGCGTGCGACGTTTTTACGGCACCAAATGTGCTTCAAAAGGGAAAAATTGTAGCCTATGCTTTCCGAGTTTTTGAAAAAG GTTCAATATCGGGCGGCTCAAATCAGTCACATGCTCCAAGCTTTGAAAGGCTTTCAACAGCCG GAACTTGTGCAGAATTTAAGCATTTCCAAACGTACATCAGAACATATAACAATCTGCTCGCTTTTACCTCACTTGGTGTTAGCTATGATAAAGATCTGACCAAAAGAAATCGCAGTGTATATACATTCAGAGTTCAAGGGCAAATGCATCACTTTATAGATGATTTATATCCTGCAGAGAGAGGGCCGAGAAACTTGCAGTTGTATTTTTATGATAACAACAATGAGGTTGCGAATAGAATGGCTTGCTCCGATAAAATAGATGAATCAATAGTGAGGGAATTGATGGATATACTAAGAGTTAATCCATATTTGATATTTTTATGA